A genomic region of Neisseria cinerea contains the following coding sequences:
- a CDS encoding sulfite exporter TauE/SafE family protein, whose product MWHWEIILLLLFVGSASGFIAGLFGVGGGALIVPVVLWVLGYQGLAQHPYAQHLAVGTSFAVMVFTSFSSMLGQHKKQAVDWKTVFMMMPGMIFGVFLGSLSAKYIPTFWLQIFFILFFTAVAFRTLHTGHQTASHPLPKLPGLTAVSTLFGTMSSWVGIGGGSLSVPFLIRCGFPTHKAIGTSSGLSWPIALAGAVSYLLNGLKVGGLPEGSLGFLYLPAIGVLSVATITFAPLGVKAAHKLSSAKLKKSFGIMLLLIAGKMLYNLF is encoded by the coding sequence ATGTGGCATTGGGAAATTATCCTGCTCCTGCTTTTCGTGGGCAGTGCGTCAGGTTTTATTGCAGGTCTGTTCGGTGTCGGGGGCGGCGCACTGATTGTTCCTGTCGTTTTATGGGTACTCGGTTACCAAGGATTGGCTCAGCATCCCTATGCCCAACATCTCGCTGTCGGAACATCCTTTGCCGTTATGGTCTTTACTTCCTTCTCCAGTATGTTGGGACAGCACAAAAAACAGGCGGTTGACTGGAAAACGGTATTCATGATGATGCCGGGCATGATATTCGGCGTATTCTTGGGTTCGCTCTCCGCAAAATATATCCCCACATTCTGGCTTCAAATTTTCTTTATCCTGTTTTTTACAGCCGTCGCATTCAGAACATTGCATACCGGTCATCAGACCGCATCGCATCCGCTGCCAAAATTGCCGGGACTGACTGCTGTTTCCACATTATTCGGCACAATGTCAAGCTGGGTTGGCATAGGAGGCGGCTCACTTTCTGTCCCTTTCTTAATCCGCTGCGGATTTCCCACCCACAAAGCCATCGGTACATCATCCGGCCTCTCCTGGCCAATTGCGTTGGCAGGTGCGGTATCTTATCTTTTAAACGGCCTGAAAGTTGGGGGGCTGCCTGAAGGCTCGCTGGGCTTCCTCTATCTGCCCGCTATCGGCGTACTCAGTGTGGCAACCATTACCTTTGCTCCCTTGGGCGTCAAAGCCGCCCACAAACTCTCTTCCGCCAAACTAAAAAAATCCTTCGGCATCATGCTGCTTCTGATTGCTGGGAAAATGCTGTACAACCTATTTTAA
- a CDS encoding DNA translocase FtsK, with protein MTEKSNKKITKGRAANQSQNSSRKKDNGARGNKVSEQLKAAKELQKTEAKKARPEHVVNLIADALWLMGLAATLYLTISLISFDMGDPSWSRSSPVVEDAANWGGLFGAYIADVGYYLFGWSFWWWIVAACVMLYKNFRLHAKPALPGSYNHKIAVAALFILTVFSPVLEYFVLGGKYSESLPVGAGGMVGIRVGAIFAWLLGKSGSLLIILVVLLLSVSLLVQVSWLEVLNGTSRTIQNCLAVSGRKISSLGKRRPNTKKDSVDTLNTRRMVKEAKNITAKPVISLEGSTSNRKSVAVSVAPPPKIQASLFEDNEVQSNGEYHKPALNLLRLPDNEPVSINPAELERTAELIESKLAEFGIGVQVVSATSGPVITRYEIEPAQGIKGSQIVALSKDLARSMSLQSVRIVETIAGKNTMGIELPNDKRQDVMLSEILSSPVFTEAKSKLTVALGKDIAGTPVVGDLAKMPHLLVAGMTGSGKSVGVNGMIMSMLFKATPEEVRFIMIDPKMLELSIYDGIPHLLCPVVTDMREAGQALNWCVAEMEKRYRLLSHAGVRNLEGFNQKVEAAKAAGKPLLNPFSLSPDNPEPLEKLPLIVVVIDELADLMMTERKSVEQQIARLAQKARAAGIHMIVATQRPSVDVVTGLIKANIPTRMAFTVQSKIDSRTILDQMGADELLKYGDSLFLQPGSAEPTRLQGAFVSDDEVHQVVNYVKSQAPADYVEGLLSGEAALETTNIVNPNAGSDELFDQAVTYILESKKTSISSLQRQLRIGYNRAANLMEALENAGVVSPADINGSRKILAHKEHF; from the coding sequence ATGACAGAAAAATCCAATAAGAAAATCACAAAAGGCAGGGCGGCAAACCAGTCTCAAAATTCTTCCCGCAAGAAAGACAACGGTGCAAGGGGCAATAAGGTTTCCGAACAGCTCAAAGCTGCTAAAGAATTGCAAAAAACCGAAGCAAAGAAGGCACGTCCCGAACATGTCGTCAATCTAATCGCCGACGCATTGTGGCTGATGGGCTTGGCGGCAACCCTGTATCTGACGATTTCCCTGATTAGTTTCGATATGGGGGATCCGTCTTGGTCGCGCAGTTCGCCGGTTGTGGAAGATGCCGCCAATTGGGGAGGTTTGTTCGGAGCATACATTGCCGATGTCGGTTATTATCTTTTCGGCTGGTCTTTCTGGTGGTGGATAGTTGCTGCCTGCGTGATGTTGTATAAAAATTTCCGTCTGCATGCCAAACCGGCACTACCCGGTTCGTACAACCACAAAATTGCCGTCGCCGCACTTTTTATCTTGACGGTATTCAGCCCTGTTTTGGAATATTTTGTGCTGGGCGGAAAATACAGTGAATCCTTGCCGGTCGGTGCGGGTGGTATGGTAGGTATACGTGTCGGCGCTATATTTGCATGGTTATTGGGAAAATCGGGCAGCCTCTTGATTATTTTGGTTGTTTTGTTGTTGTCAGTGTCTTTGCTGGTACAGGTTTCATGGTTGGAAGTGTTGAACGGTACAAGTAGGACGATTCAAAATTGTCTGGCCGTATCGGGTAGAAAAATATCATCACTGGGAAAACGCCGTCCTAATACCAAAAAAGACAGTGTCGATACCCTAAACACCCGCCGTATGGTAAAAGAGGCTAAAAATATTACCGCCAAGCCCGTTATCTCACTCGAAGGCAGTACTAGCAACCGCAAATCTGTAGCAGTCTCTGTTGCGCCGCCGCCTAAAATCCAAGCTTCGCTGTTTGAAGATAACGAAGTCCAGAGCAATGGAGAATATCACAAGCCTGCGTTGAATCTGTTGCGCCTTCCCGATAACGAGCCGGTGAGCATCAATCCTGCCGAATTGGAGCGTACTGCCGAACTGATTGAATCCAAGCTGGCAGAATTCGGCATCGGCGTGCAAGTCGTTTCTGCCACTTCCGGCCCTGTGATTACGCGTTATGAAATCGAGCCTGCGCAAGGCATAAAAGGCAGCCAAATCGTTGCTTTATCTAAAGATTTGGCGCGTTCCATGTCGCTGCAATCCGTACGTATCGTAGAAACCATCGCAGGCAAAAACACGATGGGCATCGAGTTGCCCAACGATAAACGCCAAGATGTGATGTTGAGCGAAATCTTGTCTTCACCCGTGTTTACTGAAGCCAAATCCAAACTGACCGTTGCATTGGGCAAAGACATCGCCGGTACGCCCGTCGTCGGCGACTTGGCGAAAATGCCACACCTTTTGGTTGCTGGTATGACCGGTTCGGGTAAATCCGTCGGCGTGAACGGCATGATTATGTCTATGCTTTTCAAAGCTACGCCGGAAGAAGTCCGCTTCATCATGATTGATCCGAAAATGCTCGAATTAAGCATTTACGACGGTATTCCGCACCTGCTTTGCCCGGTCGTTACCGATATGCGCGAAGCAGGGCAGGCATTGAACTGGTGTGTTGCCGAAATGGAAAAACGCTACCGCCTGCTTTCGCATGCAGGTGTGCGCAACTTGGAGGGCTTCAATCAAAAAGTCGAGGCTGCCAAAGCGGCCGGTAAGCCGCTGTTGAATCCTTTCAGCCTGTCTCCGGATAATCCGGAACCCTTGGAAAAATTACCATTGATTGTGGTCGTTATCGACGAGTTGGCGGACCTGATGATGACCGAACGTAAATCCGTTGAGCAGCAAATCGCACGCCTTGCCCAAAAAGCACGTGCGGCAGGTATTCACATGATTGTCGCGACCCAACGTCCAAGCGTCGATGTCGTGACCGGCTTGATTAAGGCGAACATCCCGACGCGTATGGCGTTTACCGTACAAAGCAAAATTGATAGCCGCACCATCCTTGACCAGATGGGTGCGGACGAGCTGTTGAAATACGGCGATTCACTGTTCCTACAACCGGGCAGCGCCGAGCCAACCCGACTGCAAGGGGCGTTTGTTTCAGACGACGAAGTGCATCAAGTCGTCAACTATGTCAAATCCCAAGCTCCCGCTGACTATGTCGAAGGTTTGCTCAGCGGGGAAGCCGCACTGGAAACCACTAATATCGTCAATCCGAATGCGGGAAGCGACGAATTGTTTGACCAAGCCGTTACCTACATTTTGGAAAGCAAAAAAACTTCAATCTCCTCCCTGCAACGTCAGTTGCGCATCGGCTATAACCGCGCAGCAAACCTGATGGAAGCACTCGAAAATGCAGGTGTCGTTTCACCTGCCGATATTAATGGCAGCCGTAAGATTTTGGCACACAAAGAACATTTTTAG
- a CDS encoding DUF4189 domain-containing protein, protein MIKKILAVSALCLIIAPAQAADTYGYLAVWQNPQDENDVLQIKTTKEDSTQNESLAELEAFCKGQDTLAGIGEDQATGCRSVVPLKNTCVALAYPKAESGVRTGNAVVITSPRFTSVHQIALNQCIKKYGAQGQCSLETVYCTSSAYYGGTVSSLIQHLK, encoded by the coding sequence ATGATAAAAAAAATATTGGCAGTATCTGCACTCTGCCTGATTATTGCGCCGGCACAGGCTGCCGATACTTACGGGTATCTTGCTGTTTGGCAGAATCCGCAGGATGAGAACGACGTTTTGCAGATTAAAACCACTAAAGAGGATTCGACACAAAATGAATCGCTTGCCGAGTTGGAGGCTTTTTGCAAAGGACAGGATACGCTTGCGGGGATAGGTGAAGATCAGGCAACTGGATGCCGTTCTGTTGTGCCGTTGAAAAATACTTGCGTTGCATTGGCGTATCCGAAAGCAGAGAGCGGAGTGCGTACCGGTAATGCTGTTGTGATTACTTCGCCACGCTTTACTAGTGTCCATCAGATTGCCCTCAACCAGTGCATCAAAAAATATGGTGCGCAGGGGCAGTGCAGTTTGGAGACGGTTTATTGCACATCGTCTGCCTATTATGGCGGAACGGTCAGTTCTTTAATCCAGCATTTGAAGTAA
- the pssA gene encoding CDP-diacylglycerol--serine O-phosphatidyltransferase, with product METQPNTSQRSLRQNSIYLLPNSFTVAALFSAFYAITQSMHGHYETAAIAVFISMLLDGMDGRVARLTNSQSAFGEQLDSLADMVSFGVAPALIAYKWQLWQFGKIGYSVAFIYCACAALRLALFNTLIGKVDKRWFIGVPSPTAAALIVGLIWVNHSVEKFPAVHWWALGITLFAGLSMIVQIPFWSFKEINIRRQVPFVGMLIAVLLLLLITWEPSLVLFLFFFGYSLSGYIMAARRFLKKRRKAD from the coding sequence ATGGAAACCCAGCCAAACACCTCCCAACGGTCCCTGCGTCAAAACAGTATCTACCTCCTGCCCAACTCCTTTACCGTTGCCGCACTATTTTCCGCCTTTTACGCTATTACCCAATCTATGCACGGACACTACGAAACAGCCGCTATTGCTGTTTTTATCTCCATGCTGCTGGACGGCATGGACGGACGTGTAGCACGGCTAACCAACAGCCAGAGCGCATTCGGAGAACAACTTGACAGCCTTGCAGACATGGTCAGCTTTGGTGTCGCCCCGGCCCTGATTGCCTACAAATGGCAACTTTGGCAATTCGGGAAAATCGGTTATTCCGTTGCATTTATCTACTGCGCCTGCGCCGCCCTGCGCCTGGCACTTTTCAACACGCTTATCGGAAAAGTCGATAAACGCTGGTTTATCGGTGTTCCTAGTCCGACCGCGGCCGCACTGATTGTTGGGCTGATTTGGGTCAACCACAGCGTTGAAAAATTCCCCGCCGTCCACTGGTGGGCATTAGGTATCACACTGTTTGCCGGTCTGTCGATGATTGTCCAGATTCCGTTTTGGAGCTTTAAGGAAATCAATATCCGCAGACAAGTCCCCTTCGTCGGCATGCTGATTGCCGTTTTGCTGCTGCTGCTGATTACTTGGGAGCCGTCGCTTGTCCTCTTCCTGTTCTTCTTCGGATACAGCCTCTCCGGCTACATTATGGCGGCACGCCGCTTTTTGAAAAAACGTAGAAAGGCCGATTGA
- a CDS encoding MFS transporter, with product MEKSTLPSHTTSAWLPFLLAIAIFMQMLDATILNTALPEIAADLNESPLNMQLAVISYTLTVALLIPLSGYLADKFGTKKVFFGSIALFMLGSALCAASDSLLGLTFSRIIQGIGGSMLVPIPRLTILRVYEKSKLLNAINYAVMPALIGPVLGPLAGGYLVEYASWHWIFLLNLPIGLLGFILGRNIMPDIKGSNTSLDFKGYLIFSAAACLLLLSAESLSHALPLYISLCLLGMGLLFAHRYFRHMKTAPHPIYSADLFLIRTFRLGLAGNLFSRIGISSIPFLMPLMFQIAFGFSASLSGWLVAPVALSSLLVKPLISTLMKRFGYRKVLLWNTKLLAAFIMLLALPDGHSPLWIWVLLSLAIGTCNSLQFSAMNTLTLADLRPQQTGSGNSLMAVNQQLAISMGVVSGALILKNWTFLMPAANLHPAFRMTLLSIGGITLASSLVFKRLHVSDGANLTRGKRP from the coding sequence ATGGAAAAAAGCACCCTCCCCTCCCATACGACCTCCGCCTGGTTACCATTTCTGCTTGCAATTGCCATTTTTATGCAGATGTTGGATGCCACTATTTTAAATACCGCCCTGCCTGAAATTGCCGCCGACCTGAATGAGTCGCCATTGAACATGCAGCTGGCGGTTATTTCCTACACGCTAACCGTTGCCTTGCTGATTCCCTTAAGCGGTTATCTGGCAGACAAATTCGGAACTAAGAAGGTTTTTTTCGGCTCAATTGCCCTCTTCATGCTAGGGTCGGCATTGTGTGCCGCATCCGACTCGCTGCTCGGGTTAACATTCTCACGCATCATTCAGGGCATAGGCGGTTCGATGCTGGTTCCGATACCGCGCCTGACTATCCTGCGCGTGTATGAAAAATCAAAGCTTCTCAATGCCATTAATTATGCGGTCATGCCTGCATTAATCGGGCCTGTTCTGGGACCTTTGGCGGGAGGTTATTTGGTTGAATATGCTTCATGGCACTGGATTTTCTTGCTCAATCTGCCTATCGGTCTGCTGGGCTTTATATTAGGAAGAAACATTATGCCCGATATTAAAGGCAGCAATACCTCTTTAGACTTCAAAGGTTATCTGATTTTTTCTGCCGCCGCGTGCCTCTTGTTACTTTCAGCAGAAAGCCTGTCTCACGCACTGCCTCTGTATATTTCCCTATGCCTGCTGGGTATGGGTCTGTTGTTTGCACACCGTTATTTCAGACACATGAAAACGGCACCCCATCCGATTTATTCTGCCGATTTATTCCTGATACGCACTTTCCGTCTGGGATTGGCAGGCAACCTGTTCAGCCGTATCGGCATCAGCTCGATTCCCTTCCTGATGCCGTTGATGTTTCAAATCGCTTTCGGTTTCAGCGCAAGCCTGTCAGGCTGGCTGGTTGCACCCGTCGCCCTGTCTTCGCTATTGGTCAAGCCGTTAATCTCCACCTTGATGAAGCGTTTCGGCTACCGCAAGGTGCTGCTTTGGAATACCAAACTGCTTGCCGCCTTCATCATGCTGCTGGCACTGCCTGACGGACACTCTCCGTTATGGATATGGGTTTTGCTCTCGCTGGCAATCGGCACATGCAATTCTTTACAGTTTTCGGCTATGAATACACTGACACTTGCAGATTTACGTCCGCAACAAACAGGCAGCGGCAACAGCCTGATGGCGGTTAACCAGCAACTTGCCATCAGTATGGGGGTTGTTTCCGGTGCGCTGATACTTAAAAACTGGACATTCCTGATGCCTGCTGCCAACCTGCATCCGGCCTTCCGCATGACGCTGCTCAGCATCGGCGGCATTACCCTTGCATCATCGCTGGTTTTCAAACGGCTGCATGTATCAGACGGCGCCAACCTGACAAGAGGCAAGCGGCCTTAA
- a CDS encoding LutC/YkgG family protein: MSARENILAKLKKADALPMEEPAVFDYYREMGVSWDSEVERLKHWAAAMRAVKTEIYWVTKTGWPQVFRQAAEGKGLKNILLPLATEHGQIARAALVDSNIEPIAFEREIDTWKTEFFTNIDAGFSSSQCGIARTGTLMLFSSPEEPRTLSLVPPVHFCLFDTAKMYNEFHNAVEGEKLVENGMPTNVFLISGPSKTADIQLTLAYGAHGPRDLVILAILPDHISPADLEENA; this comes from the coding sequence ATGAGCGCGCGCGAAAATATTTTGGCAAAACTGAAAAAAGCCGACGCATTGCCGATGGAAGAACCTGCGGTTTTTGATTATTACCGTGAAATGGGCGTTTCTTGGGACAGCGAAGTTGAGCGTCTGAAACATTGGGCTGCCGCTATGCGTGCGGTCAAAACCGAAATTTATTGGGTGACCAAAACCGGCTGGCCGCAAGTATTCCGTCAAGCAGCCGAAGGCAAAGGTTTGAAAAACATCCTGCTGCCGTTGGCGACCGAACACGGACAAATCGCCCGTGCCGCGCTGGTGGACAGCAATATCGAACCGATTGCTTTTGAGCGCGAAATCGATACTTGGAAAACCGAGTTCTTCACAAACATCGATGCAGGCTTTAGCAGCTCTCAATGCGGCATCGCCCGTACCGGTACGCTGATGCTGTTTTCCAGCCCCGAAGAGCCGCGTACTTTAAGCCTTGTTCCGCCCGTGCATTTCTGCTTGTTTGATACGGCAAAAATGTATAACGAATTTCACAACGCTGTCGAAGGTGAAAAACTGGTGGAAAACGGCATGCCGACCAATGTTTTCCTGATTTCCGGTCCGTCCAAAACCGCAGATATCCAGCTGACGCTTGCTTACGGCGCGCACGGTCCGCGTGATTTGGTCATCCTCGCCATCCTGCCTGACCACATTTCCCCTGCCGATTTGGAGGAAAATGCATGA
- a CDS encoding (Fe-S)-binding protein, which produces MSAITPPKITTFDSKPTDVYFFGTCVLDLFMPEAGMDAITLIEQQGIRVHYPMAQSCCGQPAYSSGHPTEAFDVAKAQLDLFPENWPIVVPSGSCGGMMKHHWPTLFKGSEYEQKAIDCAGRIIEFTHFLLAIGYKPEDKGGRVKVAVHTSCAARREMNVHLSGWQLIDGMENVERVVHDHESECCGFGGTFSVKQADISGAMVTDKVAALKETGATEIISADCGCMMNIGGKIAKDEPNMPRPKHIASFLLERTGGKA; this is translated from the coding sequence ATGAGCGCAATCACTCCTCCAAAAATCACCACATTCGACAGCAAGCCGACGGATGTTTATTTCTTCGGTACCTGCGTCCTCGATCTTTTCATGCCGGAAGCCGGTATGGATGCCATTACTTTAATCGAGCAGCAAGGCATACGGGTTCATTACCCGATGGCGCAAAGCTGCTGCGGCCAACCTGCCTACTCTTCCGGTCATCCGACCGAGGCGTTTGATGTTGCCAAAGCGCAACTCGACCTTTTCCCTGAAAACTGGCCGATCGTCGTACCGTCCGGCTCGTGCGGCGGCATGATGAAACACCACTGGCCGACTTTGTTTAAAGGCTCCGAGTACGAGCAAAAAGCCATTGATTGTGCCGGCCGCATCATAGAGTTTACCCATTTTCTGCTGGCTATCGGCTACAAGCCTGAAGACAAAGGCGGGCGGGTTAAGGTGGCCGTTCATACTTCCTGTGCCGCACGCCGTGAGATGAATGTTCATTTGTCAGGCTGGCAGTTGATTGACGGCATGGAAAATGTCGAGCGCGTCGTTCACGACCACGAAAGCGAGTGTTGCGGCTTCGGTGGGACGTTCTCTGTCAAACAGGCCGATATTTCCGGCGCGATGGTAACAGACAAAGTTGCCGCTCTGAAAGAAACCGGTGCGACCGAAATCATCAGCGCGGACTGTGGCTGCATGATGAACATCGGCGGCAAAATCGCTAAGGACGAGCCGAATATGCCGCGTCCGAAACACATCGCATCCTTCTTGTTGGAACGTACCGGAGGTAAAGCATGA
- a CDS encoding LutB/LldF family L-lactate oxidation iron-sulfur protein codes for MTTQTIKFHMKPETFKQNAAISLQDKPLRKSLRTAMDMLMTKRKAVLTDEEELQSLRDLCEHVRQRSLSKLPALLEQLEENLTKLGVKVHWAETPAEACEIIHDIITAKNGKLMVKGKSMVSEEIELNHYLEAKGIKAVESDLGEFIVQMAGEKPTHIVMPAIHKTKEQVSELFHQNLGTPLTDDVDQLTGFARKALRDIYSTADVGLSGVNFAVAETGTLCLVENEGNGRLSTTVPPVHIAITGIEKVVAKLSDIPPLYSLLPRSAIGQNITTYFNMITGPRRSEELDGPQEMHLVLLDNGRSQAYAEDQMRRTLQCIRCGACMNHCPVYTRIGGAAYGTTYPGPIGEIISPHLLGLDATRDLPTACTMCGACVEVCPVRIPITEQMQRLRVEAQRSPTETVPHPIRGQGASHTFGEQMAWRTFNGIFSGSKTYRAFGWAATKFRALTPSKQLGWTDNHVPMKPAKKTLHEMMAEKNRKKEKV; via the coding sequence ATGACTACGCAAACCATCAAATTTCACATGAAGCCGGAAACTTTCAAACAAAACGCCGCAATTTCCCTTCAAGACAAACCTTTGCGCAAAAGCCTGCGTACAGCGATGGATATGCTGATGACCAAACGCAAAGCCGTTTTGACCGACGAAGAAGAGCTGCAAAGTCTGCGCGATTTGTGCGAACACGTCCGCCAGCGTTCATTGTCTAAATTACCTGCCCTGCTGGAGCAGCTGGAAGAAAACCTAACTAAGTTGGGCGTGAAAGTACACTGGGCGGAAACACCGGCCGAAGCCTGCGAAATCATCCATGACATCATTACTGCCAAAAACGGCAAGCTGATGGTTAAAGGCAAATCGATGGTCAGCGAGGAAATCGAGCTGAACCATTATCTTGAAGCAAAAGGCATTAAAGCGGTGGAAAGCGACTTGGGAGAATTTATCGTCCAAATGGCAGGCGAAAAACCGACCCATATCGTGATGCCCGCCATTCACAAAACCAAAGAACAGGTTAGCGAACTTTTCCACCAAAACCTCGGCACGCCGCTGACAGACGATGTAGACCAACTGACCGGCTTCGCCCGCAAAGCCCTGCGGGATATTTACAGCACTGCCGATGTCGGTTTGAGCGGCGTGAACTTTGCCGTTGCTGAAACAGGTACGCTGTGTCTGGTTGAAAACGAAGGCAACGGTCGCTTGAGTACCACCGTTCCTCCCGTGCATATTGCCATTACCGGCATTGAAAAAGTAGTTGCCAAGCTGTCGGATATTCCACCCTTGTACAGTTTGCTGCCGCGTTCTGCCATCGGTCAGAACATTACCACTTATTTCAACATGATTACCGGTCCGCGCCGTAGCGAAGAGCTGGACGGTCCTCAAGAAATGCATTTGGTCCTGCTCGATAACGGCCGCAGCCAAGCCTATGCCGAAGACCAAATGCGTCGTACCTTGCAATGTATTCGTTGTGGCGCGTGTATGAACCATTGTCCGGTTTATACCCGTATCGGTGGCGCGGCATACGGTACCACCTACCCCGGCCCGATTGGCGAAATTATTTCTCCGCACTTGTTGGGTCTGGATGCCACCCGCGACCTGCCAACCGCCTGTACCATGTGCGGCGCGTGTGTGGAAGTTTGTCCGGTACGCATCCCGATTACCGAACAAATGCAGCGTTTGCGCGTTGAAGCACAACGTTCGCCAACCGAAACTGTGCCGCACCCCATCCGAGGGCAAGGCGCATCGCATACCTTCGGCGAACAAATGGCATGGCGCACATTCAACGGTATTTTCAGCGGCAGCAAAACCTACCGAGCATTCGGTTGGGCAGCCACCAAATTCCGTGCATTGACGCCGAGTAAGCAGTTGGGCTGGACGGATAACCATGTCCCTATGAAACCTGCCAAGAAAACGCTGCATGAAATGATGGCGGAGAAAAACCGTAAAAAAGAAAAAGTATAA
- a CDS encoding uracil-xanthine permease family protein, whose protein sequence is MNQLKLAVSGAQILFVAFGAMVLVPLLTGLNPALALLGAGIGTLLFQITTKRKVPIFLGSSFAFIAPIIYAIGEWGLPSTMFGLFAAGFMYFVFAALIRWRGLAAVHRLLPPVVIGPVIMVIGLSVAVAASSMAMGQADGKQVIDYTDSLILSGFTFAVTAIVSVFGSKMMKLIPILIGVASGYTLALLMGLVDTASMTHAPWFAVPHFETPQVNWQAALFMLPVAIAPAIEHIGGIMAIGNVTGKDYTKDPGLDKTLTGDGLGVCIAGLIGGPPVTTYGEVTGAVMITKNSNPVIMTWAAVFAICMAFFGKFNAFLASIPMPVMGGIMLLLFGTIASLGIKTLIDAKVDLMLPKNLVIVSSVLTTGIGGMTLKLGSFSFAGVGLCAVLAIVLNRLLPDSKES, encoded by the coding sequence ATGAACCAATTGAAACTTGCCGTTTCCGGTGCTCAGATTTTATTCGTTGCATTCGGCGCAATGGTGCTGGTTCCCCTGCTGACGGGACTGAACCCGGCACTTGCTCTTTTAGGGGCAGGCATAGGAACCTTATTGTTCCAAATTACCACCAAACGCAAAGTGCCTATTTTTCTAGGATCTTCTTTTGCGTTTATCGCGCCGATTATCTACGCTATCGGTGAATGGGGTCTGCCCTCCACCATGTTCGGATTGTTTGCTGCGGGATTTATGTATTTTGTATTTGCCGCACTAATCCGCTGGCGCGGACTTGCTGCCGTTCATAGGCTGCTGCCGCCGGTCGTCATCGGTCCGGTCATTATGGTTATCGGCTTGTCGGTCGCTGTAGCGGCAAGCAGTATGGCAATGGGACAGGCAGACGGAAAACAGGTCATCGACTATACCGATTCCCTGATTCTTTCCGGCTTTACCTTTGCCGTTACCGCCATCGTATCGGTTTTCGGCAGCAAGATGATGAAGCTGATCCCCATTTTAATCGGCGTTGCCTCCGGTTATACCCTTGCACTGCTGATGGGGCTGGTCGACACGGCCAGCATGACACATGCACCTTGGTTTGCCGTCCCGCATTTTGAAACACCACAAGTCAACTGGCAGGCTGCTCTGTTTATGTTGCCGGTCGCAATTGCCCCGGCCATCGAACACATCGGCGGCATCATGGCAATCGGCAATGTAACGGGAAAAGACTACACAAAAGACCCCGGCTTGGACAAAACCCTTACAGGCGATGGTTTGGGCGTATGCATTGCCGGCTTGATCGGCGGCCCACCCGTTACAACTTACGGTGAAGTAACGGGTGCTGTGATGATTACTAAAAACAGTAACCCCGTCATTATGACTTGGGCTGCAGTTTTTGCCATTTGTATGGCATTCTTCGGCAAATTCAATGCATTCTTAGCCTCCATCCCGATGCCTGTTATGGGCGGCATCATGCTGCTGCTTTTTGGTACGATTGCCTCTTTGGGCATCAAAACCCTGATTGATGCCAAAGTCGATTTGATGCTGCCGAAAAACCTGGTTATCGTCAGCTCGGTACTGACGACGGGCATCGGTGGTATGACGCTAAAACTGGGCAGCTTCAGCTTTGCCGGGGTCGGTTTGTGCGCCGTACTTGCCATTGTGCTGAACCGCCTGCTCCCCGACTCCAAAGAGAGCTGA